The following are from one region of the Denitrobacterium detoxificans genome:
- a CDS encoding ISL3 family transposase: protein MKSLLLLALGLARTVVLGARIEAERIVVSVRPYKREQRRCPVCGRACDFYDMANRGAPRLWRAMDLARSACYLEYAPCRVRCPEHGVRTEAVPWARHGARFTRDFEDWVAWLAVRCTASAVSELARVEWHSVGGVCRRVYAELEAARGASRFDGVRRIGIDETSYKKGHKYVTVVVDHDRGCLIWAHEGTGKDVLNLFLDELTREQRRAIEVVTADGARWIRQLVKRRCPNARWVMDPFHVVQWMNDALDAVRCEEWNAARAAARAARPRPEGKRGRPAKGELPPEEVRALEEEAASIKGSRYALVKNPEDLTDGQRARLEALKKRAGSRLVRAWELKEDLRAVFRAADGSEAAELLDDWMHRAAYCKIAKVVAVEKKVRRRRDDIIAAVELGISNGRVEAINNKIKVTVRMGYGFRNTDNLVALLMLRCGDCQPQLPGRPVKARKKGVKGAKSVAA from the coding sequence ATGAAGAGTCTACTACTTCTCGCCCTCGGTCTGGCCCGCACGGTCGTCCTGGGCGCGCGCATCGAGGCCGAGCGCATCGTCGTGAGCGTCCGGCCCTACAAGCGCGAGCAGCGCCGCTGCCCCGTATGCGGCAGGGCCTGCGACTTCTACGACATGGCGAACCGCGGGGCCCCCAGGCTGTGGAGGGCGATGGACCTGGCGCGCTCGGCCTGCTACCTGGAGTACGCGCCCTGCAGGGTGCGCTGCCCGGAGCACGGCGTGCGCACCGAGGCCGTCCCCTGGGCGCGGCACGGGGCGCGCTTCACGCGTGACTTCGAGGACTGGGTGGCGTGGCTGGCGGTCCGCTGCACCGCCTCGGCGGTCTCCGAGCTCGCCCGCGTCGAGTGGCACAGCGTGGGCGGCGTGTGCAGGCGCGTCTACGCCGAGCTGGAGGCCGCGCGCGGCGCCTCGAGGTTCGACGGCGTGCGCCGCATCGGCATCGACGAGACGTCGTACAAGAAGGGCCACAAGTACGTCACGGTGGTCGTCGACCACGACCGCGGCTGCCTCATCTGGGCGCACGAGGGCACCGGCAAGGACGTGCTCAACCTGTTCCTCGACGAGCTCACGCGCGAGCAGAGGCGCGCCATAGAGGTGGTGACCGCCGACGGCGCGAGGTGGATAAGGCAGCTGGTCAAGCGCCGCTGCCCCAACGCGAGGTGGGTCATGGACCCCTTCCACGTGGTCCAGTGGATGAACGACGCGCTCGACGCCGTGCGCTGCGAGGAGTGGAACGCCGCCAGGGCCGCCGCCAGGGCCGCCAGGCCCAGGCCCGAGGGCAAGCGCGGCAGGCCTGCCAAAGGCGAGCTGCCGCCCGAGGAGGTCAGGGCGCTCGAGGAGGAGGCGGCCTCCATCAAGGGCAGCCGCTACGCGCTCGTGAAGAACCCCGAGGACCTCACCGACGGCCAGAGGGCGAGGCTCGAGGCGCTCAAGAAGAGGGCCGGCTCGCGGCTGGTCAGGGCCTGGGAGCTCAAGGAGGACCTGCGGGCCGTCTTCCGGGCAGCCGACGGCTCCGAGGCCGCCGAGCTGCTCGACGACTGGATGCACAGGGCCGCCTACTGCAAGATCGCCAAGGTCGTCGCCGTGGAGAAGAAGGTGCGCCGCCGGCGCGACGACATCATCGCCGCAGTCGAGCTCGGCATCAGCAACGGGCGCGTAGAGGCCATCAACAACAAGATCAAGGTGACGGTGAGGATGGGCTACGGCTTCCGCAACACCGACAACCTCGTGGCCCTGCTCATGCTCAGGTGCGGCGACTGCCAGCCCCAGCTCCCGGGTCGCCCGGTGAAGGCGAGGAAGAAGGGCGTGAAGGGAGCGAAGAGCGTTGCTGCCTAG
- a CDS encoding acyl-CoA dehydrogenase family protein → MNPNAKITDEQFEAYLKQIRELVEGPFDEMQKEIEVTNKFPEEFYELAKKNDLYRFYMPSQYGGWDLNELEILRVQEEFSRGPGGMRMHLHHAADMNWRILDDYGTQEMKDKLMDKFQDKSVYCNFAITEQTGGTGADLHTTAEKQADGSWILNGEKWLISHTDCSDYTYIIAVSDPSKQKDDRLSAFIVDNSLPGFEIVEMPHMMGCRGAGHAGLKLTNVKVGPECLLGEEGQGMDVAIHSLSVSRVHIAMSNLGMAQRMLELSLKRANDRITFGKPIASRQMIKSKIADMQMMVHVLRTAIYDFARDYDIDPKNDFITEKAAICKLFSIETVKLVSDGMLEIFGGDGYFEDSPYGPTERLYRDCRAMWLEEGAPNVQRITIARECQNHGGEVKYNF, encoded by the coding sequence ATGAACCCTAACGCGAAAATCACCGACGAGCAGTTTGAGGCTTATCTGAAGCAGATTCGCGAATTGGTCGAGGGACCTTTCGACGAGATGCAGAAGGAAATCGAAGTCACGAACAAGTTCCCGGAAGAGTTCTATGAACTCGCCAAGAAGAACGACCTGTACCGCTTCTACATGCCGTCTCAGTACGGTGGATGGGATCTCAACGAGCTCGAAATCCTGCGCGTTCAGGAAGAGTTCTCCCGCGGCCCCGGCGGCATGCGCATGCACCTGCATCACGCTGCCGACATGAACTGGCGTATCCTCGACGACTACGGCACGCAGGAAATGAAGGACAAGCTCATGGACAAGTTCCAGGACAAGTCCGTCTACTGCAACTTCGCCATCACCGAGCAGACCGGCGGCACGGGCGCCGACCTGCACACCACCGCTGAGAAGCAGGCCGATGGTTCCTGGATCCTCAACGGCGAGAAGTGGCTCATCAGCCACACCGACTGCTCTGATTACACCTACATCATCGCAGTTTCCGACCCCAGCAAGCAGAAGGACGACCGCCTGAGCGCGTTCATCGTCGACAACTCTCTGCCCGGCTTCGAAATCGTCGAAATGCCCCACATGATGGGCTGCCGCGGCGCTGGCCATGCTGGCCTGAAGCTGACCAACGTCAAGGTTGGTCCCGAGTGCCTGCTCGGCGAAGAGGGCCAGGGCATGGATGTCGCCATCCACAGCCTGTCCGTCTCCCGCGTGCACATCGCTATGTCCAACCTCGGCATGGCTCAGCGCATGCTGGAGCTCTCGCTCAAGCGCGCCAACGACCGCATCACCTTCGGTAAGCCCATCGCTTCCCGTCAGATGATCAAGTCCAAGATCGCCGACATGCAGATGATGGTTCACGTTCTGCGCACCGCCATCTACGACTTCGCTCGCGACTACGACATCGACCCGAAGAACGACTTCATCACCGAGAAGGCTGCCATCTGCAAGCTGTTCTCCATCGAAACGGTGAAGCTGGTCTCCGACGGCATGCTCGAGATCTTCGGTGGCGACGGCTACTTCGAGGACAGCCCCTACGGCCCGACCGAGCGTCTGTACCGCGACTGCCGCGCCATGTGGCTCGAGGAAGGCGCCCCCAACGTTCAGCGCATCACGATTGCTCGCGAGTGCCAGAACCACGGCGGCGAAGTCAAGTACAACTTCTAG
- the fadK gene encoding medium-chain fatty-acid--CoA ligase produces the protein MPSTAKVPWASEREKMISDLRIDEERKRMYYEKGYWGTSTLSDIWSSQSKKYAQHVYVKDTEGHSYTYGEIDQAAARVATWMKEVGVENGDIVTFQLPKWAEFAIIYVACLKVGAVMHPYAVRNTDQDLIETVNSVGTAVYIAPTFYHNRNYEMEYRAICGSMPNLKGALFVDRIASTIPGEVSLSCVLTNCEPLDEPSPSKSDEAACILSTSGSTGRPKQAVFTHNTILFSERAYIAPMGFTEDDIVWMPSPLNHATGFYHGLIATMLFGGCAILQECYSPESAVKLIREEGCTWSHGATPFIYDLLSYLDEHGGSLPSMRFYICGGAPVPSSMIEHASRYGILLSESYGSTESCPHVYVPLDKCLEWNGAWSGIPYEGIEVRVVDANHNEVPRGAQGEEASRGPHQFVGYLNEPERTDRALDSDGWFYSGDLCYMDEEGRIRISGRMKEIIIRGGENISCNEVDQQLDGCPGVGEHATIGAPDKRMGERICTFLVPKPGAKPTVESITEYLAEKGTPKRVWPERIEYIDRIPYTPTGKVQRFKLAAELLLRMREERNER, from the coding sequence ATGCCATCAACCGCAAAGGTTCCATGGGCGTCTGAGAGGGAGAAGATGATCAGCGACCTGCGCATCGACGAAGAACGTAAGCGCATGTATTACGAAAAGGGCTACTGGGGCACCAGTACGCTTTCCGACATATGGTCATCCCAGTCCAAGAAGTACGCGCAGCATGTGTACGTGAAGGACACCGAGGGACATTCGTATACGTACGGCGAAATCGACCAGGCAGCCGCCCGCGTAGCAACCTGGATGAAGGAAGTCGGTGTCGAAAACGGCGACATCGTTACGTTCCAGCTGCCCAAATGGGCCGAATTCGCCATCATCTACGTGGCATGCCTGAAAGTTGGCGCCGTCATGCACCCCTATGCGGTGCGCAACACCGATCAGGACCTCATCGAAACGGTGAACTCCGTGGGCACGGCGGTCTACATCGCCCCCACGTTCTACCATAACCGTAACTACGAAATGGAGTATCGTGCCATATGCGGCTCCATGCCCAACCTGAAGGGTGCATTGTTCGTAGACCGCATCGCAAGCACCATCCCCGGAGAAGTCTCCCTTTCGTGCGTGCTCACCAACTGCGAGCCTCTCGACGAGCCCAGCCCGTCTAAATCCGACGAAGCGGCATGCATTCTTTCCACGTCGGGATCCACCGGTCGCCCGAAGCAGGCCGTGTTCACCCACAACACGATCCTGTTCTCCGAACGAGCGTACATCGCGCCCATGGGATTCACCGAAGACGACATCGTGTGGATGCCCTCGCCGCTCAATCACGCCACGGGCTTCTACCATGGCCTCATCGCCACCATGCTGTTCGGGGGATGTGCCATTCTGCAGGAATGCTATTCGCCCGAATCGGCCGTGAAGCTCATCCGCGAAGAAGGCTGCACCTGGTCCCACGGGGCAACGCCCTTCATCTACGACTTGCTTAGCTACCTGGACGAACACGGCGGATCGCTGCCCAGCATGCGCTTCTACATCTGCGGCGGCGCGCCGGTGCCCTCCAGTATGATCGAACATGCCAGCAGGTACGGCATCCTGCTGTCCGAATCGTACGGATCCACGGAAAGCTGCCCCCACGTCTATGTGCCACTCGATAAGTGCCTGGAATGGAATGGCGCTTGGTCGGGCATTCCCTACGAGGGAATCGAAGTGCGCGTCGTCGACGCCAACCATAATGAAGTCCCCCGTGGAGCGCAGGGCGAGGAAGCCTCACGCGGGCCACACCAGTTCGTTGGCTACCTCAACGAACCCGAACGCACCGATCGCGCGCTCGATTCCGACGGTTGGTTCTACTCAGGTGACCTCTGCTACATGGACGAAGAAGGTCGCATCCGCATCAGCGGGCGCATGAAGGAAATCATCATCCGCGGCGGCGAAAACATTTCGTGCAACGAGGTGGACCAGCAACTCGACGGCTGCCCGGGCGTAGGCGAGCACGCCACCATCGGCGCACCCGACAAGCGCATGGGCGAACGCATCTGCACCTTCCTCGTTCCGAAGCCCGGAGCAAAGCCTACCGTGGAAAGCATCACGGAATACCTGGCCGAAAAGGGCACGCCCAAGCGCGTCTGGCCCGAGCGCATCGAATACATCGACCGCATTCCGTACACGCCCACCGGCAAAGTGCAACGATTCAAGCTCGCAGCCGAGCTGCTGCTGCGCATGCGCGAAGAACGCAACGAACGCTAG
- a CDS encoding LysR family transcriptional regulator: protein MNLSQLQYFCKLAELQHYTKAAEQLYITQPTLSNSISRLEDELGIPLFVRDGRNVRLTKYGREFNEYAKEALAAIERGKALAQDEAGEYTGNVSIGTIYTVEDHYLPILMKAYREQFGSGPVIRVAQGLTQSLIEGLENDTYDVIFSAYVPNKPDLQFVPVTYQDLVAIVHSRHKLAKQSSIMLGDLRGDHIITYHYNTPIGREVKEVMNREKLLACEQYDDEITLASMVDANKDAVSIALNTLGINLFPNLIKLKIEDIPERFHTIYLAYKKNSYKTPAVQHFVDLAREFKYEKQ, encoded by the coding sequence ATGAACCTTTCGCAACTGCAATACTTTTGCAAACTTGCCGAACTCCAGCACTACACGAAGGCTGCCGAACAGCTCTACATCACGCAGCCCACGCTTTCCAATTCCATCTCCCGCCTGGAAGACGAATTGGGCATTCCCCTCTTCGTGCGCGACGGACGCAACGTAAGGCTCACGAAGTACGGTCGCGAATTCAACGAATACGCCAAAGAGGCACTTGCCGCCATCGAACGCGGCAAGGCGCTCGCCCAAGACGAGGCTGGCGAATACACGGGCAATGTCTCCATCGGCACCATTTACACCGTGGAAGACCATTACCTGCCCATACTCATGAAGGCCTATCGCGAGCAATTCGGATCGGGCCCCGTCATCCGCGTTGCCCAGGGCCTTACGCAATCGCTCATCGAGGGCCTGGAAAACGACACGTACGACGTCATCTTCAGCGCCTACGTGCCCAACAAGCCCGACCTGCAATTCGTGCCCGTTACGTATCAGGACCTGGTAGCCATCGTGCACAGCCGCCACAAGCTCGCAAAGCAGAGCTCCATCATGCTAGGCGACCTTCGCGGCGACCACATCATCACCTACCACTACAACACGCCCATCGGGCGCGAAGTCAAAGAGGTCATGAACAGGGAGAAACTGCTTGCATGCGAGCAGTACGACGACGAGATCACGCTCGCTTCCATGGTCGACGCCAACAAGGACGCGGTGAGCATCGCGCTCAACACGCTGGGCATCAACCTCTTCCCCAACCTCATCAAGCTGAAGATCGAAGATATCCCCGAGCGCTTCCACACCATCTACCTGGCGTACAAGAAGAATTCCTACAAGACGCCCGCCGTTCAGCACTTCGTTGACCTCGCACGGGAATTCAAATACGAAAAGCAATAG
- a CDS encoding non-ribosomal peptide synthetase encodes MMHNEYLEPLWEAFETYADYPAIVDEGGTRAISYAELKELVLRVMAWLAKRGVPEGSFVPIVLPQSANYIATEIGIWMHGCTAVPMGPAFPEERIAYIRQHCEAPLLFDDQAWLEAEAMESLVLQGDAPEYPAEELPALLIYTSGSTGNPKGILHSFKGLSVKHTAKVALTYSPDEVWAMGAPLYFVASLTCFKVLKEGGQLHLIDSNTYRDLRKFEDYIVDHGVTFTFLSPAMLSEFHNRSNALKVVFTGSERLSGQCSRDGYKLINCYGMSETGGTVCAFAVKRPYEVTPVGKPEETWCLLDDDGNPVEPGEEGEFCLSGVYCDGYYKDPQKTEELYRGGWLHTGDILRELPDGNLVYVNRKDWMAKINGQRVEPGEVENAIRAIEGAGQVVVKAFDGDGGSQFLCAFFTGEAQGEALRDELARKVPPYMVPAHFVKVREFALLPNGKVNRKVLAAPDVSQARTSYAAPENDVERQLCSAFEEMFGLDQVGIDDDFFLLGGDSIRVMKLQRLCSELPLSAKLISQERTPRKMALAVADVALEDRQPRYEPTPLSQTQLGIYAESMARVGEAVYNNPGGFGSLCDKGLA; translated from the coding sequence ATGATGCATAACGAGTACTTGGAACCGTTGTGGGAGGCGTTCGAAACGTATGCGGATTACCCGGCCATCGTAGACGAAGGTGGTACGCGTGCGATTTCGTACGCCGAGCTGAAGGAGCTTGTGCTTCGCGTAATGGCTTGGCTAGCGAAGCGGGGCGTTCCCGAGGGGTCGTTTGTTCCCATTGTGCTGCCCCAGTCGGCTAACTACATTGCCACCGAGATTGGCATCTGGATGCATGGCTGTACGGCCGTTCCCATGGGTCCCGCATTTCCCGAGGAGCGCATAGCCTACATTCGCCAGCATTGCGAGGCTCCGCTTCTCTTCGATGACCAGGCGTGGCTGGAGGCCGAGGCGATGGAATCCCTGGTACTTCAGGGAGATGCTCCCGAATATCCCGCTGAAGAGTTGCCCGCGCTGCTTATCTATACGTCTGGGTCCACGGGTAATCCCAAGGGCATTCTGCATTCTTTCAAGGGGCTTAGCGTAAAGCATACGGCCAAGGTGGCGCTTACGTATTCTCCCGACGAGGTGTGGGCCATGGGCGCTCCTTTGTACTTCGTTGCGTCCCTTACGTGCTTCAAGGTGCTGAAGGAGGGTGGCCAACTTCATCTTATCGACTCCAATACGTATCGCGATCTGCGGAAATTCGAGGACTATATCGTTGACCATGGCGTGACGTTCACGTTTCTTAGCCCTGCAATGCTTTCGGAGTTCCATAACCGTTCGAACGCGCTCAAGGTCGTCTTTACGGGTAGCGAGCGGCTGAGCGGACAATGCAGTCGCGATGGGTACAAGCTCATCAACTGCTACGGGATGAGCGAAACGGGTGGCACGGTGTGCGCATTCGCGGTGAAGCGACCCTACGAGGTAACGCCCGTGGGCAAGCCCGAGGAGACGTGGTGCCTGCTTGACGATGATGGCAATCCCGTCGAGCCGGGCGAGGAGGGCGAATTCTGCCTGAGCGGCGTGTACTGCGATGGCTATTACAAGGACCCCCAGAAGACCGAGGAACTGTACCGGGGCGGATGGCTGCATACGGGTGATATCCTGCGCGAGCTGCCCGATGGCAACCTGGTGTATGTGAACCGCAAGGATTGGATGGCGAAGATCAATGGCCAGCGCGTTGAGCCCGGCGAAGTGGAAAATGCCATACGTGCCATCGAGGGCGCTGGTCAGGTGGTCGTGAAGGCGTTCGACGGCGACGGTGGAAGCCAATTTCTATGCGCGTTTTTTACGGGCGAGGCGCAGGGTGAAGCGTTGCGCGATGAACTCGCGCGCAAGGTTCCTCCTTATATGGTTCCCGCCCATTTCGTGAAAGTGCGTGAGTTCGCGTTGCTTCCGAACGGCAAGGTGAATCGCAAAGTGCTTGCCGCGCCCGACGTTTCCCAGGCACGCACGTCGTATGCCGCCCCCGAAAACGATGTTGAGCGCCAGCTTTGCTCGGCGTTTGAAGAGATGTTCGGGCTCGACCAGGTGGGCATCGACGATGATTTCTTCCTGCTTGGCGGGGATAGCATTCGCGTCATGAAGCTCCAGCGCCTTTGCTCCGAATTGCCGCTCTCCGCGAAGCTCATCTCTCAGGAACGAACGCCGCGCAAGATGGCGCTTGCAGTGGCAGATGTGGCGCTCGAGGATCGTCAACCACGCTATGAGCCCACTCCGCTTTCGCAAACGCAGCTTGGCATCTATGCCGAGAGCATGGCGCGCGTGGGCGAGGCGGTGTACAACAATCCTGGAGGCTTCGGTAGTTTGTGTGACAAGGGGCTAGCCTAG
- a CDS encoding MATE family efflux transporter gives MGQEAHARGGEGGRRITSGVYARTAVALGGQYRKFFVASIAAVLLLQVTIVTDTIIVGQLLGPVPMSGIRVASPIVNMLTVLAMLIGVGSSTLVSIAIGKRDAAAANRAFTLGIVLSIAIGAIFALVIAPFAEPLARLISSDGATVPYTAAFLRIVTASSPVFILASVMAMLLRADSNVRLSSVVLVVGGIANVLLDLLFMGALGMGVEGSAMATVMGMVAAVLTSLLYFRWPHRTLRLCRLRGGLLPEVVDVMKNGVPGALRMLFACIALLFLNYVVGNRVGVGGIAFLTVCGNVQLLAVAFFSAGGQAAMPIEGVLFGERDYGGLRLLVGYVFRVVLACVLVLVGVAMLFPGQIIAAFVPGGIPDGEWLLRLYSVGFLPLALNYVMTYYYNTIQRRMVSLVLTLCENLVLYLPLIWFLTNGLGLVGAVLAFVLAEFLACLVLVAMTGYLRRKLGYASLLLVPNTTRDVVFEATTPASNADASGIAHCVKEALDDCGVESLLSLRATMGVEEMVAHAASYEHNRGRDVLFDVIVSNLPDSVQVSMRDNGAPFDPLRPDVEDEGIVMMLSVASRVQHNNSLGMNLTVIEVEKGNSNK, from the coding sequence TTGGGTCAGGAAGCGCATGCACGTGGGGGTGAAGGCGGTCGTCGGATTACTTCCGGCGTCTATGCGCGTACGGCCGTTGCCCTGGGCGGCCAGTATCGCAAGTTCTTCGTTGCCTCTATAGCTGCGGTTCTCCTGCTTCAGGTCACTATCGTTACCGACACGATTATCGTGGGCCAGCTCCTGGGCCCCGTTCCCATGTCGGGTATTCGCGTTGCCTCGCCTATCGTGAACATGCTCACCGTCTTGGCCATGCTCATTGGCGTGGGCTCTTCTACGCTCGTTTCCATTGCCATTGGGAAGCGCGATGCCGCGGCGGCCAATCGTGCCTTTACGCTGGGCATTGTTCTATCTATTGCCATCGGAGCCATATTCGCCCTGGTCATCGCTCCCTTTGCGGAACCGCTTGCGCGACTCATCTCGTCTGATGGGGCCACGGTGCCCTATACCGCCGCGTTCTTGCGCATCGTCACCGCTTCAAGCCCCGTCTTCATCCTTGCCTCGGTTATGGCTATGCTGTTGCGCGCCGATAGCAACGTTAGGCTTTCATCGGTTGTGCTGGTGGTTGGCGGAATAGCGAACGTGCTGCTTGACCTGCTGTTCATGGGTGCCCTGGGCATGGGCGTCGAGGGCTCGGCCATGGCTACCGTGATGGGCATGGTCGCCGCCGTTCTTACGTCGCTTCTCTACTTCCGCTGGCCTCATCGCACGTTGCGGCTCTGCCGTCTTCGTGGCGGACTGCTTCCCGAGGTGGTCGACGTAATGAAGAACGGCGTGCCTGGAGCCCTTCGCATGCTATTCGCCTGCATTGCCCTCCTCTTCTTGAACTACGTTGTTGGCAATCGCGTTGGCGTGGGCGGCATTGCCTTCCTTACGGTGTGCGGCAATGTGCAGTTGCTCGCCGTCGCCTTCTTCAGCGCGGGTGGCCAGGCGGCCATGCCCATCGAGGGCGTGCTGTTCGGCGAGCGCGACTATGGTGGCTTGCGCCTGCTTGTGGGGTACGTGTTCCGCGTCGTGCTTGCGTGCGTGTTGGTGCTCGTGGGGGTTGCGATGCTCTTTCCCGGGCAGATCATTGCCGCGTTCGTGCCAGGGGGCATTCCCGATGGCGAATGGCTCTTGCGCCTGTATTCGGTGGGGTTCCTTCCGCTGGCCCTGAACTACGTTATGACGTACTACTACAACACCATTCAGCGGCGCATGGTTTCGCTCGTGCTGACACTCTGCGAGAACCTCGTGCTCTATCTGCCGCTCATTTGGTTTCTCACGAATGGACTGGGCCTTGTTGGCGCCGTGTTGGCCTTCGTTCTTGCGGAGTTTCTAGCATGTCTCGTCCTCGTGGCGATGACTGGATATCTTCGCAGGAAGCTTGGCTATGCCAGTCTTCTGCTTGTGCCCAATACGACGCGTGATGTCGTTTTCGAGGCCACGACGCCCGCTTCGAATGCGGATGCTTCGGGCATTGCGCATTGCGTGAAGGAGGCACTCGATGACTGCGGCGTCGAATCGCTCTTGTCGTTGCGTGCCACGATGGGAGTCGAGGAGATGGTCGCCCATGCAGCTTCCTACGAGCATAACCGCGGTCGCGATGTGCTTTTTGACGTTATCGTGAGCAATCTGCCCGACAGCGTTCAGGTTTCCATGCGCGACAACGGAGCCCCTTTCGATCCGCTGCGTCCCGACGTAGAGGATGAGGGGATTGTCATGATGCTGTCAGTGGCCTCGCGCGTTCAGCATAACAACTCGCTCGGCATGAACCTGACGGTTATCGAAGTGGAAAAGGGAAATTCAAACAAGTAA
- a CDS encoding CaiB/BaiF CoA transferase family protein, protein MSLPLEGVKVVDLTTFLATPTTGRVLGEWGADVIKVEAAKGDATRTNQAPVYGIPDYTDEENLSFDVANMHKRFISLNLKSETGAEVMHKLLSEADIFITNTRTKSLAKMGFDWETLHAKYPRLIMGHGLGYGKKGPEKDAAGFDVTCYMGRGGVFGTTVDADSFPMIPTNGYGDFQCSMFLCSGLLAAYIAREKTGVGDYVTCALEHGAIYALSVGMISAQYGNKYPKSRLEVNNPLNNVFKSGDDKWVVLCLPEYDRDWPRVLKLIGREDLLEDADLASIDAVNNKGLSPKVVKVLDEGFAKFTRDELLAMFKENDMPCEPAQTPEDVYKDQNAIINEYIKPVHYPKGDRWCPTAPVQFELNETAELKPTGMLGSSTEDVMRDLGYTDEQIAAAEADGSVCGARSLDELLGR, encoded by the coding sequence ATGTCTCTGCCTCTCGAAGGCGTGAAGGTCGTCGACCTCACCACGTTCCTTGCCACCCCCACCACGGGCCGCGTGCTCGGCGAATGGGGCGCCGACGTCATCAAGGTCGAAGCCGCCAAGGGCGATGCCACGCGCACCAACCAGGCTCCCGTGTATGGCATTCCCGACTACACCGACGAAGAGAACCTGTCGTTCGACGTCGCCAACATGCACAAGCGCTTCATCAGCCTGAACCTGAAGAGCGAAACCGGCGCCGAGGTTATGCACAAGCTTCTTTCCGAAGCCGACATCTTCATCACCAACACCCGCACGAAGAGCCTCGCCAAGATGGGCTTCGACTGGGAAACGCTGCATGCGAAATACCCGCGCCTGATCATGGGCCATGGCCTGGGCTACGGCAAGAAGGGTCCCGAAAAGGACGCTGCCGGCTTTGACGTAACCTGCTACATGGGTCGTGGCGGCGTATTCGGCACCACGGTGGACGCCGACAGCTTCCCCATGATCCCCACCAACGGCTATGGTGACTTCCAGTGCTCTATGTTCCTCTGCTCTGGTCTGCTCGCAGCTTACATCGCGCGCGAAAAGACCGGCGTGGGCGACTACGTAACGTGCGCTCTGGAGCATGGCGCCATCTACGCGCTGTCCGTGGGCATGATCTCCGCTCAGTACGGCAACAAGTACCCGAAGAGCCGCCTGGAGGTCAACAACCCCCTGAACAACGTGTTCAAGTCGGGCGACGACAAATGGGTCGTTCTCTGCCTTCCCGAGTACGACCGCGACTGGCCGCGCGTGCTGAAGCTCATCGGCCGTGAGGACCTGCTGGAGGACGCCGATCTGGCTTCCATCGACGCCGTGAACAACAAGGGTCTCTCCCCCAAGGTCGTCAAGGTCCTGGACGAGGGCTTCGCCAAGTTCACTCGCGACGAGCTGCTGGCCATGTTCAAGGAAAACGACATGCCCTGCGAGCCTGCCCAGACGCCCGAGGACGTGTACAAGGATCAGAACGCGATCATCAACGAGTACATCAAGCCGGTGCACTATCCCAAGGGCGACCGCTGGTGCCCCACTGCCCCCGTTCAGTTCGAACTGAACGAGACGGCGGAGCTGAAGCCGACGGGCATGCTTGGCTCTTCCACCGAAGACGTCATGAGGGATCTGGGCTACACCGACGAGCAGATTGCCGCCGCCGAAGCTGACGGTTCCGTGTGCGGAGCCCGCAGCCTCGACGAACTGCTGGGTCGCTAG